In a single window of the Canis lupus familiaris isolate Mischka breed German Shepherd chromosome 2, alternate assembly UU_Cfam_GSD_1.0, whole genome shotgun sequence genome:
- the CEP85 gene encoding centrosomal protein of 85 kDa isoform X2: protein MTRNGDLGAMKRSPGLSRDFTYLCGATGENGIEQSWFPAVGHEREEEMRKFDIPGMESTLNQSAMMETLYSDPHYQVHFHNPRTDTNKELYKVLPETKKAPGSGVVCERNGPHPNSSGVLPLGLQPAPGFSKPLPSQVWQPNPDPWHPRERSCELSTCRQQLELIRLQMEQMQLQNGAICHHPAAFAPSLPTLEPAQWISILNSNEHLLKEKELLIDKQRKHISQLEQKVRESELQVHSALLGRPAPFGDVCLLRLQELQRENTFLRAQFAQKTEALSKEKIELEKKLSASEVEIQLIRESLKVALQKHSEEGKKQEERVKGRDKHINNLKKKCQKESEQNREKQQRIETLERYLADLPTLEDHQKQSQQLRDSELKSTELQERVTELESLLEETQAACREKEVQLESLKQKGTEFSARHSLQDKQCVEEASGEGPTQQGEGPKAEMESWQKECDSLQKIVQKQQQKMDQLHLQVQNLEQEVAQEEGISQALKEEAQRRETALQQLRTAVKELSVQNQDLIEKNLTLQEHLRQAQPGSPSSDTAQLAFELHQELASCLQDLQAVCSIVTQRAQGHDPNLSLLLGIHSAQHPGTQLDLQKPDVIKRKLEEVQQLRRDIEDLRTTMSDRYAQDMGENCVTQ, encoded by the exons ATGACAAGAAATGGAGACCTTGGTGCAATGAAACGTTCTCCAGGCCTGTCTAGAGATTTCACATACCTTTGTGGTGCTACTGGAGAAAATGGAATTGAGCAGTCCTGGTTTCCAGCAGTGGGCcatgaaagagaagaagaaatgaggaagtTTGATATTCCTGGTATGGAGTCTACTCTTAATCAGTCGGCAATGATGGAGACACTATATTCAGATCCCCACTACCAAGTCCACTTTCATAACCCAAGAACTGACACAAACAAGGAGTTATACAAAGTGTTGCCTGAGACCAAGAAGGCACCGGGCAGTGGGGTGGTATGTGAGCGGAATGGACCTCACCCTAATAGCAGTGGAGTGCTCCCTTTGGGACTCCAGCCTGCTCCTGGCTTCTCCAAGCCTCTACCCTCTCAGGTATGGCAGCCAAACCCTGACCCTTGGCACCCCCGTGAGCGATCTTGTGAGCTCAGCACTTGTCGGCAGCAGCTGGAGTTGATCCGTTTACAGATGGAACAAATGCAG CTTCAGAATGGAGCCATCTGCCACCATCCTGCTGCTTTTGCTCCATCACTGCCCACATTAGAACCAGCACAGTGGATCAGCATCTTAAACAGTAATGAACACCTTTTGAAGGAAAAGGAGCTCCTCATTGACAA GCAGAGAAAGCACATCTCTCAGCTGGAGCAGAAAGTACGAGAAAGTGAACTGCAAGTCCACAGTGCCCTTTTGGGCCGCCCTGCCCCCTTTGGGGATGTCTGCTTGCTGAGGCTGCAG GAATTGCAGCGAGAGAACACTTTCTTACGTGCACAATTTGCACAGAAGACAGAAGCCCTGAGCAAAGAAAAGATCGAGCTTGAAAAGAAACTCTCTGCTTCAGAAGTCGAAATCCAGCTCATCAGAGAATCACTCAAAGTGGCGTTGCAGAAGCActcagaggagggaaagaaacaggaagaaagg GTAAAGGGTCGTGATAAACATAtcaataatttgaaaaagaaatgtcagaaagAATCAGAGCAGAACCGGGAGAAGCAGCAGCGTATTGAGACCTTGGAGCGCTACCTGGCTGACCTGCCCACCCTGGAAGACCATCAGAAGCAGAGCCAGCAG CTTAGGGATTCTGAGTTGAAGAGTACAGAGCTGCAGGAGAGAGTGACCGAGCTGGAGAGTTTGCTGGAGGAGACCCAGGCAGCCTGCAGAGAGAAGGAGGTTCAATTGGAAAGCCTGAAACAGAAAGGAACAGAATTCTCCGCTAGACATAG CCTACAAGATAAGCAGTGTGTGGAGGAGGCCAGTGGAGAAGGTCCAACCCAACAGGGAGAAGGTCCAAAAGCGGAAATGGAGTCCTGGCAGAAAGAATGTGATTCACTCCAAAAG ATTGTGCAGAAGCAACAGCAGAAGATGGATCAGCTGCATTTACAAGTACAG AACCTAGAGCAAGAAGTGGCTCAGGAAGAAGGAATAAGCCAGGCCCTAAAAGAGGAGGCCCAACGGAGGGAGACAGCTCTGCAGCAGCTGCGCACAGCCGTGAAAGAG CTTTCAGTGCAGAACCAAGACCTGATTGAGAAGAATCTGACACTCCAGGAACACCTGCGCCAGGCCCAACCAGGGTCTCCATCTTCAGACACAGCCCAGCTGGCATTTGAGCTGCACCAGGAGTTGGCCAGTTGCCTTCAAGATCTGCAGGCTGTCTGTAGCATTGTGACCCAGAGGGCCCAGGGCCATGATCCCAATCTCTCCCTGCTCCTAGGCATTCACT CTGCGCAGCACCCGGGGACTCAGCTGGATTTGCAGAAGCCGGATGTGATCAAGAGGAAACTAGAAGAGGTTCAACAGCTGCGCCGTGACATCGAGGACTTAAGGACCACCATGTCAGACAGATATGCCCAGGATATGGGAGAAAACTGTGTCACACAGTGA
- the SH3BGRL3 gene encoding SH3 domain-binding glutamic acid-rich-like protein 3: MSGLRVYSTSVTGSREIKSQQSEVTRILDGKRIQYQLVDISQDNALRDEMRALAGNPKATPPQIVNGDQYCGDYELFVEAVEQNTLQEFLKLA; encoded by the exons ATGAGTGGCCTGCGCGTCTACAGCACGTCGGTCACCGGCTCCCGCGAG atcaagtcccagcAGAGCGAGGTGACCCGCATCCTGGATGGGAAGCGCATCCAGTACCAGCTAGTGGACATCTCCCAGGACAACGCCCTGCGGGATGAGATGCGAGCCTTGGCGGGCAACCCCAAGGCCACCCCACCCCAGATTGTCAACGGGGACCAGTACTGTGGG gACTATGAGCTCTTCGTGGAGGCTGTGGAACAAAACACACTGCAGGAGTTCCTGAAATTGGCCTGA
- the CEP85 gene encoding centrosomal protein of 85 kDa isoform X1 yields MAMQEKYPSERISHVTSPGSGVIQKGSSLGTEWQTPVISEAFRSRFSRCSSVADSGDTAIGTSCSDIAEDFCSSSSSPSFQPIKSHITIPTAHVIPSTLGTSPAKPNSLPAGLSSSKLPLSGLAENVGMTRNGDLGAMKRSPGLSRDFTYLCGATGENGIEQSWFPAVGHEREEEMRKFDIPGMESTLNQSAMMETLYSDPHYQVHFHNPRTDTNKELYKVLPETKKAPGSGVVCERNGPHPNSSGVLPLGLQPAPGFSKPLPSQVWQPNPDPWHPRERSCELSTCRQQLELIRLQMEQMQLQNGAICHHPAAFAPSLPTLEPAQWISILNSNEHLLKEKELLIDKQRKHISQLEQKVRESELQVHSALLGRPAPFGDVCLLRLQELQRENTFLRAQFAQKTEALSKEKIELEKKLSASEVEIQLIRESLKVALQKHSEEGKKQEERVKGRDKHINNLKKKCQKESEQNREKQQRIETLERYLADLPTLEDHQKQSQQLRDSELKSTELQERVTELESLLEETQAACREKEVQLESLKQKGTEFSARHSLQDKQCVEEASGEGPTQQGEGPKAEMESWQKECDSLQKIVQKQQQKMDQLHLQVQNLEQEVAQEEGISQALKEEAQRRETALQQLRTAVKELSVQNQDLIEKNLTLQEHLRQAQPGSPSSDTAQLAFELHQELASCLQDLQAVCSIVTQRAQGHDPNLSLLLGIHSAQHPGTQLDLQKPDVIKRKLEEVQQLRRDIEDLRTTMSDRYAQDMGENCVTQ; encoded by the exons ATTTTTGTAGCTCGAGTAGCAGCCCTTCTTTCCAGCCCATCAAAAGCCACATAACCATTCCAACAGCCCACGTGATACCTTCTACTTTGGGGACCTCTCCTGCCAAGCCAAATTCTCTACCTGCTGGACTCTCTTCCTCCAAACTCCCTTTGTCAGGGCTGGCTGAAAATGTGGGGATGACAAGAAATGGAGACCTTGGTGCAATGAAACGTTCTCCAGGCCTGTCTAGAGATTTCACATACCTTTGTGGTGCTACTGGAGAAAATGGAATTGAGCAGTCCTGGTTTCCAGCAGTGGGCcatgaaagagaagaagaaatgaggaagtTTGATATTCCTGGTATGGAGTCTACTCTTAATCAGTCGGCAATGATGGAGACACTATATTCAGATCCCCACTACCAAGTCCACTTTCATAACCCAAGAACTGACACAAACAAGGAGTTATACAAAGTGTTGCCTGAGACCAAGAAGGCACCGGGCAGTGGGGTGGTATGTGAGCGGAATGGACCTCACCCTAATAGCAGTGGAGTGCTCCCTTTGGGACTCCAGCCTGCTCCTGGCTTCTCCAAGCCTCTACCCTCTCAGGTATGGCAGCCAAACCCTGACCCTTGGCACCCCCGTGAGCGATCTTGTGAGCTCAGCACTTGTCGGCAGCAGCTGGAGTTGATCCGTTTACAGATGGAACAAATGCAG CTTCAGAATGGAGCCATCTGCCACCATCCTGCTGCTTTTGCTCCATCACTGCCCACATTAGAACCAGCACAGTGGATCAGCATCTTAAACAGTAATGAACACCTTTTGAAGGAAAAGGAGCTCCTCATTGACAA GCAGAGAAAGCACATCTCTCAGCTGGAGCAGAAAGTACGAGAAAGTGAACTGCAAGTCCACAGTGCCCTTTTGGGCCGCCCTGCCCCCTTTGGGGATGTCTGCTTGCTGAGGCTGCAG GAATTGCAGCGAGAGAACACTTTCTTACGTGCACAATTTGCACAGAAGACAGAAGCCCTGAGCAAAGAAAAGATCGAGCTTGAAAAGAAACTCTCTGCTTCAGAAGTCGAAATCCAGCTCATCAGAGAATCACTCAAAGTGGCGTTGCAGAAGCActcagaggagggaaagaaacaggaagaaagg GTAAAGGGTCGTGATAAACATAtcaataatttgaaaaagaaatgtcagaaagAATCAGAGCAGAACCGGGAGAAGCAGCAGCGTATTGAGACCTTGGAGCGCTACCTGGCTGACCTGCCCACCCTGGAAGACCATCAGAAGCAGAGCCAGCAG CTTAGGGATTCTGAGTTGAAGAGTACAGAGCTGCAGGAGAGAGTGACCGAGCTGGAGAGTTTGCTGGAGGAGACCCAGGCAGCCTGCAGAGAGAAGGAGGTTCAATTGGAAAGCCTGAAACAGAAAGGAACAGAATTCTCCGCTAGACATAG CCTACAAGATAAGCAGTGTGTGGAGGAGGCCAGTGGAGAAGGTCCAACCCAACAGGGAGAAGGTCCAAAAGCGGAAATGGAGTCCTGGCAGAAAGAATGTGATTCACTCCAAAAG ATTGTGCAGAAGCAACAGCAGAAGATGGATCAGCTGCATTTACAAGTACAG AACCTAGAGCAAGAAGTGGCTCAGGAAGAAGGAATAAGCCAGGCCCTAAAAGAGGAGGCCCAACGGAGGGAGACAGCTCTGCAGCAGCTGCGCACAGCCGTGAAAGAG CTTTCAGTGCAGAACCAAGACCTGATTGAGAAGAATCTGACACTCCAGGAACACCTGCGCCAGGCCCAACCAGGGTCTCCATCTTCAGACACAGCCCAGCTGGCATTTGAGCTGCACCAGGAGTTGGCCAGTTGCCTTCAAGATCTGCAGGCTGTCTGTAGCATTGTGACCCAGAGGGCCCAGGGCCATGATCCCAATCTCTCCCTGCTCCTAGGCATTCACT CTGCGCAGCACCCGGGGACTCAGCTGGATTTGCAGAAGCCGGATGTGATCAAGAGGAAACTAGAAGAGGTTCAACAGCTGCGCCGTGACATCGAGGACTTAAGGACCACCATGTCAGACAGATATGCCCAGGATATGGGAGAAAACTGTGTCACACAGTGA